Proteins found in one Oenanthe melanoleuca isolate GR-GAL-2019-014 chromosome 24, OMel1.0, whole genome shotgun sequence genomic segment:
- the APLP2 gene encoding amyloid beta precursor like protein 2 isoform X11, translated as MAAAMGSAFLLLLALLGPAAALAGYIEALAANAGTGFAVAEPQIAMFCGKLNMHVNIQTGKWEPDTSGTKSCFGRKEEILQYCQEMYPDLQITNVVEANQPVSIDSWCKRGKKQCKDHTHIVVPYKCLVGEFVSDVLLVPEKCRFFHKERMDVCESHQHWHTVAKEACLTEGMILHSYGMLLPCGVDQFHGTEYVCCPQTKVVDEALSKEEEDEDEDYDLYKSEFPTEAGVEDFTGTAVEEDEDEDDEGEEEEDVAEDHDYYYDSYKVDDYIEETPTEPSSDKAMAEKEVSSDMKLPSDDVDVYFETPADDNEHARFQKAKEQLEVRHHNRMDRVKKEWEEAEHQAVNLPKAERQTLIQHFQAMVKSLEKEAASEKQQLVETHLARVEAMLNDRRRIALENYLAALQADPPRPHRILQALKRYVRAENKDRLHTIRHYQHVLAVDPEKAAQMKSQVMTHLHVIEERMNQSLSLLYKVPYVAEEIQDEIDELLQEQRADMDQFTSSISESQVDVRVSSEESEEIPLDGKPFHPFQVKTFPALPESEGSGMTELDGLIGAEEKVINSKNKVDENVIDETLDVKEMIFNAERVGGLVDEPDNDNSLRDDFGFSSSALIGLLVIAVAIATVIVISLVMLRKRQYGTISHGIVEVDPMLTPEERHLSKMQNHGYENPTYKYLEQMQI; from the exons GCCCTTGCAGCTAATGCTGGGACAGGGTTTGCGGTGGCAGAACCTCAAATTGCCATGTTCTGTGGGAAGCTAAATATGCATGTGAACATCCAGACTGGGAAATGGGAACCTGACACTTCCGGGACCAAGAGCTGCTttggaagaaaggaggagattCTGCAATACTGCCAGGAG ATGTACCCAGACCTTCAGATCACCAACGTGGTGGAAGCGAACCAGCCTGTCAGCATTGACAGCTGGTGCAAGCGTGGCAAGAAGCAGTGCAAGGACCACACTCACATCGTCGTGCCCTACAAGTGCCTGG TGGGTGAGTTTGTGAGTGACGTCCTGCTGGTTCCTGAGAAGTGCCGGTTCTTCCACAAGGAGCGCATGGATGTGTGTGAAAGCCACCAGCACTGGCACACCGTGGCAAAGGAG GCCTGTCTGACAGAAGGGATGATCCTGCACAGCTACgggatgctgctgccctgtggagTGGACCAGTTTCACGGAACAGAATATGTATGCTGTCCTCAGACTAAGGTTGTGGATGAGGCTCTGTccaaagaggaggaggatgaggatgaagacTATGACCTTTACAAGAG TGAGTTCCCTACAGAGGCAGGTGTAGAAGACTTCACAGGAACAGCTGtggaggaagatgaggatgaggatgatgaaggggaagaggaggaggacgTGGCAGAAGATCATGATTACTACTATGACAGCTACAAGGTTGACGACTACATTGAAGAGAcccccacagagcccagcagtgacAAGGCTATGGCTGAAAAAGAAGTGAGCAGTGACATGAAAT TGCCATCTGATGATGTGGATGTCTATTTTGAAACCCCTGCTGATGACAATGAGCATGCCCGCTTCCAGAaggccaaggagcagctggaggtcAGGCACCACAACCGCATGGACCGG GTGAAAAAGGAGTGGGAGGAAGCGGAGCACCAGGCTGTAAATCTCCCCAAGGCAGAAAGGCAGACTCTGATCCAG CACTTCCAGGCCATGGTGAAATCTCTGGAGAAAGAAGCAGCGAGcgagaagcagcagctggtggagaCTCACCTGGCCCGTGTGGAAGCCATGCTGAATGATCGCCGTCGCATCGCCCTGGAGAACTacctggctgccctgcaggctgACCCACCACGT ccccaccGCATCCTGCAGGCCCTGAAGCGCTATGTCCGTGCTGAGAACAAGGACAGGCTGCACACCATCCGCCACTACCAGCACGTGCTGGCGGTGGATCCGGAGAAGGCTGCGCAGATGAAATCCCAG GTGATGACACATCTTCATGTGATTGAGGAACGGATGAATCAAAGCTTGTCTCTGCTCTACAAGGTGCCATATGTGGCTGAAGAAATCCAGGATGAGATTG ATGAGCTGCTTCAGGAGCAGCGTGCAGACATGGATCAGTTCACATCCTCCATTTCTGAGTCTCAGGTGGATGTCAGAGTGAGCTCTGAGGAGAGTGAAGAAATTCCCCTGGATGGCAAACCTTTCCACCCATTCCAGGTGAAAACCTTCCCAGCCTTGCCTGAAAGTGAAG GTTCTGGCATGACCGAGCTGGATGGGCTGATTGGTGCTGAAGAAAAAGTGATTAACAGCAAGAACAAGGTGGATGAAAAT GTAATCGATGAAACCCTTGATGTGAAGGAGATGATTTTCAATGCGGAGCGTGTCGGAGGGCTGGTGGATGAACCG gATAATGACAACTCCCTTCGTGATGACTTTGGCTTCAGCAGCAGTGCCCTTATTGGGCTGTTGGTGATTGCTGTTGCCATAGCTACTGTTATAGTCATCAGCTTGGTGATGCTGAGGAAGAGGCAGTATGGGACCATCAGCCATGGAATTGTGGAG GTGGACCCGATGCTCACACCTGAGGAGCGGCATCTGAGCAAGATGCAAAACCATGGCTATGAGAATCCCACTTACAAATACCTGGAGCAGATGCAGATATAA
- the APLP2 gene encoding amyloid beta precursor like protein 2 isoform X12, with product MAAAMGSAFLLLLALLGPAAALAGYIEALAANAGTGFAVAEPQIAMFCGKLNMHVNIQTGKWEPDTSGTKSCFGRKEEILQYCQEMYPDLQITNVVEANQPVSIDSWCKRGKKQCKDHTHIVVPYKCLVGEFVSDVLLVPEKCRFFHKERMDVCESHQHWHTVAKEACLTEGMILHSYGMLLPCGVDQFHGTEYVCCPQTKVVDEALSKEEEDEDEDYDLYKSEFPTEAGVEDFTGTAVEEDEDEDDEGEEEEDVAEDHDYYYDSYKVDDYIEETPTEPSSDKAMAEKEVSSDMKLPSDDVDVYFETPADDNEHARFQKAKEQLEVRHHNRMDRVKKEWEEAEHQAVNLPKAERQTLIQHFQAMVKSLEKEAASEKQQLVETHLARVEAMLNDRRRIALENYLAALQADPPRPHRILQALKRYVRAENKDRLHTIRHYQHVLAVDPEKAAQMKSQVMTHLHVIEERMNQSLSLLYKVPYVAEEIQDEIDELLQEQRADMDQFTSSISESQVDVRVSSEESEEIPLDGKPFHPFQVKTFPALPESEGSGMTELDGLIGAEEKVINSKNKVIDETLDVKEMIFNAERVGGLVDEPDNDNSLRDDFGFSSSALIGLLVIAVAIATVIVISLVMLRKRQYGTISHGIVEVDPMLTPEERHLSKMQNHGYENPTYKYLEQMQI from the exons GCCCTTGCAGCTAATGCTGGGACAGGGTTTGCGGTGGCAGAACCTCAAATTGCCATGTTCTGTGGGAAGCTAAATATGCATGTGAACATCCAGACTGGGAAATGGGAACCTGACACTTCCGGGACCAAGAGCTGCTttggaagaaaggaggagattCTGCAATACTGCCAGGAG ATGTACCCAGACCTTCAGATCACCAACGTGGTGGAAGCGAACCAGCCTGTCAGCATTGACAGCTGGTGCAAGCGTGGCAAGAAGCAGTGCAAGGACCACACTCACATCGTCGTGCCCTACAAGTGCCTGG TGGGTGAGTTTGTGAGTGACGTCCTGCTGGTTCCTGAGAAGTGCCGGTTCTTCCACAAGGAGCGCATGGATGTGTGTGAAAGCCACCAGCACTGGCACACCGTGGCAAAGGAG GCCTGTCTGACAGAAGGGATGATCCTGCACAGCTACgggatgctgctgccctgtggagTGGACCAGTTTCACGGAACAGAATATGTATGCTGTCCTCAGACTAAGGTTGTGGATGAGGCTCTGTccaaagaggaggaggatgaggatgaagacTATGACCTTTACAAGAG TGAGTTCCCTACAGAGGCAGGTGTAGAAGACTTCACAGGAACAGCTGtggaggaagatgaggatgaggatgatgaaggggaagaggaggaggacgTGGCAGAAGATCATGATTACTACTATGACAGCTACAAGGTTGACGACTACATTGAAGAGAcccccacagagcccagcagtgacAAGGCTATGGCTGAAAAAGAAGTGAGCAGTGACATGAAAT TGCCATCTGATGATGTGGATGTCTATTTTGAAACCCCTGCTGATGACAATGAGCATGCCCGCTTCCAGAaggccaaggagcagctggaggtcAGGCACCACAACCGCATGGACCGG GTGAAAAAGGAGTGGGAGGAAGCGGAGCACCAGGCTGTAAATCTCCCCAAGGCAGAAAGGCAGACTCTGATCCAG CACTTCCAGGCCATGGTGAAATCTCTGGAGAAAGAAGCAGCGAGcgagaagcagcagctggtggagaCTCACCTGGCCCGTGTGGAAGCCATGCTGAATGATCGCCGTCGCATCGCCCTGGAGAACTacctggctgccctgcaggctgACCCACCACGT ccccaccGCATCCTGCAGGCCCTGAAGCGCTATGTCCGTGCTGAGAACAAGGACAGGCTGCACACCATCCGCCACTACCAGCACGTGCTGGCGGTGGATCCGGAGAAGGCTGCGCAGATGAAATCCCAG GTGATGACACATCTTCATGTGATTGAGGAACGGATGAATCAAAGCTTGTCTCTGCTCTACAAGGTGCCATATGTGGCTGAAGAAATCCAGGATGAGATTG ATGAGCTGCTTCAGGAGCAGCGTGCAGACATGGATCAGTTCACATCCTCCATTTCTGAGTCTCAGGTGGATGTCAGAGTGAGCTCTGAGGAGAGTGAAGAAATTCCCCTGGATGGCAAACCTTTCCACCCATTCCAGGTGAAAACCTTCCCAGCCTTGCCTGAAAGTGAAG GTTCTGGCATGACCGAGCTGGATGGGCTGATTGGTGCTGAAGAAAAAGTGATTAACAGCAAGAACAAG GTAATCGATGAAACCCTTGATGTGAAGGAGATGATTTTCAATGCGGAGCGTGTCGGAGGGCTGGTGGATGAACCG gATAATGACAACTCCCTTCGTGATGACTTTGGCTTCAGCAGCAGTGCCCTTATTGGGCTGTTGGTGATTGCTGTTGCCATAGCTACTGTTATAGTCATCAGCTTGGTGATGCTGAGGAAGAGGCAGTATGGGACCATCAGCCATGGAATTGTGGAG GTGGACCCGATGCTCACACCTGAGGAGCGGCATCTGAGCAAGATGCAAAACCATGGCTATGAGAATCCCACTTACAAATACCTGGAGCAGATGCAGATATAA
- the APLP2 gene encoding amyloid beta precursor like protein 2 isoform X6, with amino-acid sequence MAAAMGSAFLLLLALLGPAAALAGYIEALAANAGTGFAVAEPQIAMFCGKLNMHVNIQTGKWEPDTSGTKSCFGRKEEILQYCQEMYPDLQITNVVEANQPVSIDSWCKRGKKQCKDHTHIVVPYKCLVGEFVSDVLLVPEKCRFFHKERMDVCESHQHWHTVAKEACLTEGMILHSYGMLLPCGVDQFHGTEYVCCPQTKVVDEALSKEEEDEDEDYDLYKSEFPTEAGVEDFTGTAVEEDEDEDDEGEEEEDVAEDHDYYYDSYKVDDYIEETPTEPSSDKAMAEKEVSSDMKSVCSQEAMTGPCRAVMPRWYFDPNKRKCIRFIYGGCGGNRNNFESEEYCMAVCKMMMPSDDVDVYFETPADDNEHARFQKAKEQLEVRHHNRMDRVKKEWEEAEHQAVNLPKAERQTLIQHFQAMVKSLEKEAASEKQQLVETHLARVEAMLNDRRRIALENYLAALQADPPRPHRILQALKRYVRAENKDRLHTIRHYQHVLAVDPEKAAQMKSQVMTHLHVIEERMNQSLSLLYKVPYVAEEIQDEIDELLQEQRADMDQFTSSISESQVDVRVSSEESEEIPLDGKPFHPFQVKTFPALPESEGSGMTELDGLIGAEEKVINSKNKVIDETLDVKEMIFNAERVGGLVDEPDNDNSLRDDFGFSSSALIGLLVIAVAIATVIVISLVMLRKRQYGTISHGIVEVDPMLTPEERHLSKMQNHGYENPTYKYLEQMQI; translated from the exons GCCCTTGCAGCTAATGCTGGGACAGGGTTTGCGGTGGCAGAACCTCAAATTGCCATGTTCTGTGGGAAGCTAAATATGCATGTGAACATCCAGACTGGGAAATGGGAACCTGACACTTCCGGGACCAAGAGCTGCTttggaagaaaggaggagattCTGCAATACTGCCAGGAG ATGTACCCAGACCTTCAGATCACCAACGTGGTGGAAGCGAACCAGCCTGTCAGCATTGACAGCTGGTGCAAGCGTGGCAAGAAGCAGTGCAAGGACCACACTCACATCGTCGTGCCCTACAAGTGCCTGG TGGGTGAGTTTGTGAGTGACGTCCTGCTGGTTCCTGAGAAGTGCCGGTTCTTCCACAAGGAGCGCATGGATGTGTGTGAAAGCCACCAGCACTGGCACACCGTGGCAAAGGAG GCCTGTCTGACAGAAGGGATGATCCTGCACAGCTACgggatgctgctgccctgtggagTGGACCAGTTTCACGGAACAGAATATGTATGCTGTCCTCAGACTAAGGTTGTGGATGAGGCTCTGTccaaagaggaggaggatgaggatgaagacTATGACCTTTACAAGAG TGAGTTCCCTACAGAGGCAGGTGTAGAAGACTTCACAGGAACAGCTGtggaggaagatgaggatgaggatgatgaaggggaagaggaggaggacgTGGCAGAAGATCATGATTACTACTATGACAGCTACAAGGTTGACGACTACATTGAAGAGAcccccacagagcccagcagtgacAAGGCTATGGCTGAAAAAGAAGTGAGCAGTGACATGAAAT ctgtctgctcccaggaGGCCATGACAGGGCCCTGCCGGGCTGTGATGCCTCGTTGGTACTTCGATCCTAACAAGAGAAAATGCATTCGCTTTATATATGGAGGCTGCGGAGGCAACAGGAACAATTTTGAGTCAGAGGAGTATTGTATGGCTGTGTGTAAAATGATGA TGCCATCTGATGATGTGGATGTCTATTTTGAAACCCCTGCTGATGACAATGAGCATGCCCGCTTCCAGAaggccaaggagcagctggaggtcAGGCACCACAACCGCATGGACCGG GTGAAAAAGGAGTGGGAGGAAGCGGAGCACCAGGCTGTAAATCTCCCCAAGGCAGAAAGGCAGACTCTGATCCAG CACTTCCAGGCCATGGTGAAATCTCTGGAGAAAGAAGCAGCGAGcgagaagcagcagctggtggagaCTCACCTGGCCCGTGTGGAAGCCATGCTGAATGATCGCCGTCGCATCGCCCTGGAGAACTacctggctgccctgcaggctgACCCACCACGT ccccaccGCATCCTGCAGGCCCTGAAGCGCTATGTCCGTGCTGAGAACAAGGACAGGCTGCACACCATCCGCCACTACCAGCACGTGCTGGCGGTGGATCCGGAGAAGGCTGCGCAGATGAAATCCCAG GTGATGACACATCTTCATGTGATTGAGGAACGGATGAATCAAAGCTTGTCTCTGCTCTACAAGGTGCCATATGTGGCTGAAGAAATCCAGGATGAGATTG ATGAGCTGCTTCAGGAGCAGCGTGCAGACATGGATCAGTTCACATCCTCCATTTCTGAGTCTCAGGTGGATGTCAGAGTGAGCTCTGAGGAGAGTGAAGAAATTCCCCTGGATGGCAAACCTTTCCACCCATTCCAGGTGAAAACCTTCCCAGCCTTGCCTGAAAGTGAAG GTTCTGGCATGACCGAGCTGGATGGGCTGATTGGTGCTGAAGAAAAAGTGATTAACAGCAAGAACAAG GTAATCGATGAAACCCTTGATGTGAAGGAGATGATTTTCAATGCGGAGCGTGTCGGAGGGCTGGTGGATGAACCG gATAATGACAACTCCCTTCGTGATGACTTTGGCTTCAGCAGCAGTGCCCTTATTGGGCTGTTGGTGATTGCTGTTGCCATAGCTACTGTTATAGTCATCAGCTTGGTGATGCTGAGGAAGAGGCAGTATGGGACCATCAGCCATGGAATTGTGGAG GTGGACCCGATGCTCACACCTGAGGAGCGGCATCTGAGCAAGATGCAAAACCATGGCTATGAGAATCCCACTTACAAATACCTGGAGCAGATGCAGATATAA
- the APLP2 gene encoding amyloid beta precursor like protein 2 isoform X4 — protein sequence MAAAMGSAFLLLLALLGPAAALAGYIEALAANAGTGFAVAEPQIAMFCGKLNMHVNIQTGKWEPDTSGTKSCFGRKEEILQYCQEMYPDLQITNVVEANQPVSIDSWCKRGKKQCKDHTHIVVPYKCLVGEFVSDVLLVPEKCRFFHKERMDVCESHQHWHTVAKEACLTEGMILHSYGMLLPCGVDQFHGTEYVCCPQTKVVDEALSKEEEDEDEDYDLYKSEFPTEAGVEDFTGTAVEEDEDEDDEGEEEEDVAEDHDYYYDSYKVDDYIEETPTEPSSDKAMAEKEVSSDMKSVCSQEAMTGPCRAVMPRWYFDPNKRKCIRFIYGGCGGNRNNFESEEYCMAVCKMMMPSDDVDVYFETPADDNEHARFQKAKEQLEVRHHNRMDRVKKEWEEAEHQAVNLPKAERQTLIQHFQAMVKSLEKEAASEKQQLVETHLARVEAMLNDRRRIALENYLAALQADPPRPHRILQALKRYVRAENKDRLHTIRHYQHVLAVDPEKAAQMKSQVMTHLHVIEERMNQSLSLLYKVPYVAEEIQDEIDELLQEQRADMDQFTSSISESQVDVRVSSEESEEIPLDGKPFHPFQVKTFPALPESEGSGMTELDGLIGAEEKVINSKNKVDENVVIDETLDVKEMIFNAERVGGLVDEPDNDNSLRDDFGFSSSALIGLLVIAVAIATVIVISLVMLRKRQYGTISHGIVEVDPMLTPEERHLSKMQNHGYENPTYKYLEQMQI from the exons GCCCTTGCAGCTAATGCTGGGACAGGGTTTGCGGTGGCAGAACCTCAAATTGCCATGTTCTGTGGGAAGCTAAATATGCATGTGAACATCCAGACTGGGAAATGGGAACCTGACACTTCCGGGACCAAGAGCTGCTttggaagaaaggaggagattCTGCAATACTGCCAGGAG ATGTACCCAGACCTTCAGATCACCAACGTGGTGGAAGCGAACCAGCCTGTCAGCATTGACAGCTGGTGCAAGCGTGGCAAGAAGCAGTGCAAGGACCACACTCACATCGTCGTGCCCTACAAGTGCCTGG TGGGTGAGTTTGTGAGTGACGTCCTGCTGGTTCCTGAGAAGTGCCGGTTCTTCCACAAGGAGCGCATGGATGTGTGTGAAAGCCACCAGCACTGGCACACCGTGGCAAAGGAG GCCTGTCTGACAGAAGGGATGATCCTGCACAGCTACgggatgctgctgccctgtggagTGGACCAGTTTCACGGAACAGAATATGTATGCTGTCCTCAGACTAAGGTTGTGGATGAGGCTCTGTccaaagaggaggaggatgaggatgaagacTATGACCTTTACAAGAG TGAGTTCCCTACAGAGGCAGGTGTAGAAGACTTCACAGGAACAGCTGtggaggaagatgaggatgaggatgatgaaggggaagaggaggaggacgTGGCAGAAGATCATGATTACTACTATGACAGCTACAAGGTTGACGACTACATTGAAGAGAcccccacagagcccagcagtgacAAGGCTATGGCTGAAAAAGAAGTGAGCAGTGACATGAAAT ctgtctgctcccaggaGGCCATGACAGGGCCCTGCCGGGCTGTGATGCCTCGTTGGTACTTCGATCCTAACAAGAGAAAATGCATTCGCTTTATATATGGAGGCTGCGGAGGCAACAGGAACAATTTTGAGTCAGAGGAGTATTGTATGGCTGTGTGTAAAATGATGA TGCCATCTGATGATGTGGATGTCTATTTTGAAACCCCTGCTGATGACAATGAGCATGCCCGCTTCCAGAaggccaaggagcagctggaggtcAGGCACCACAACCGCATGGACCGG GTGAAAAAGGAGTGGGAGGAAGCGGAGCACCAGGCTGTAAATCTCCCCAAGGCAGAAAGGCAGACTCTGATCCAG CACTTCCAGGCCATGGTGAAATCTCTGGAGAAAGAAGCAGCGAGcgagaagcagcagctggtggagaCTCACCTGGCCCGTGTGGAAGCCATGCTGAATGATCGCCGTCGCATCGCCCTGGAGAACTacctggctgccctgcaggctgACCCACCACGT ccccaccGCATCCTGCAGGCCCTGAAGCGCTATGTCCGTGCTGAGAACAAGGACAGGCTGCACACCATCCGCCACTACCAGCACGTGCTGGCGGTGGATCCGGAGAAGGCTGCGCAGATGAAATCCCAG GTGATGACACATCTTCATGTGATTGAGGAACGGATGAATCAAAGCTTGTCTCTGCTCTACAAGGTGCCATATGTGGCTGAAGAAATCCAGGATGAGATTG ATGAGCTGCTTCAGGAGCAGCGTGCAGACATGGATCAGTTCACATCCTCCATTTCTGAGTCTCAGGTGGATGTCAGAGTGAGCTCTGAGGAGAGTGAAGAAATTCCCCTGGATGGCAAACCTTTCCACCCATTCCAGGTGAAAACCTTCCCAGCCTTGCCTGAAAGTGAAG GTTCTGGCATGACCGAGCTGGATGGGCTGATTGGTGCTGAAGAAAAAGTGATTAACAGCAAGAACAAGGTGGATGAAAATGTG GTAATCGATGAAACCCTTGATGTGAAGGAGATGATTTTCAATGCGGAGCGTGTCGGAGGGCTGGTGGATGAACCG gATAATGACAACTCCCTTCGTGATGACTTTGGCTTCAGCAGCAGTGCCCTTATTGGGCTGTTGGTGATTGCTGTTGCCATAGCTACTGTTATAGTCATCAGCTTGGTGATGCTGAGGAAGAGGCAGTATGGGACCATCAGCCATGGAATTGTGGAG GTGGACCCGATGCTCACACCTGAGGAGCGGCATCTGAGCAAGATGCAAAACCATGGCTATGAGAATCCCACTTACAAATACCTGGAGCAGATGCAGATATAA
- the APLP2 gene encoding amyloid beta precursor like protein 2 isoform X1, whose product MAAAMGSAFLLLLALLGPAAALAGYIEALAANAGTGFAVAEPQIAMFCGKLNMHVNIQTGKWEPDTSGTKSCFGRKEEILQYCQEMYPDLQITNVVEANQPVSIDSWCKRGKKQCKDHTHIVVPYKCLVGEFVSDVLLVPEKCRFFHKERMDVCESHQHWHTVAKEACLTEGMILHSYGMLLPCGVDQFHGTEYVCCPQTKVVDEALSKEEEDEDEDYDLYKSEFPTEAGVEDFTGTAVEEDEDEDDEGEEEEDVAEDHDYYYDSYKVDDYIEETPTEPSSDKAMAEKEVSSDMKSVCSQEAMTGPCRAVMPRWYFDPNKRKCIRFIYGGCGGNRNNFESEEYCMAVCKMMMPSDDVDVYFETPADDNEHARFQKAKEQLEVRHHNRMDRVKKEWEEAEHQAVNLPKAERQTLIQHFQAMVKSLEKEAASEKQQLVETHLARVEAMLNDRRRIALENYLAALQADPPRPHRILQALKRYVRAENKDRLHTIRHYQHVLAVDPEKAAQMKSQVMTHLHVIEERMNQSLSLLYKVPYVAEEIQDEIDELLQEQRADMDQFTSSISESQVDVRVSSEESEEIPLDGKPFHPFQVKTFPALPESEDPQPDLYHPMKKGSGMTELDGLIGAEEKVINSKNKVDENVVIDETLDVKEMIFNAERVGGLVDEPDNDNSLRDDFGFSSSALIGLLVIAVAIATVIVISLVMLRKRQYGTISHGIVEVDPMLTPEERHLSKMQNHGYENPTYKYLEQMQI is encoded by the exons GCCCTTGCAGCTAATGCTGGGACAGGGTTTGCGGTGGCAGAACCTCAAATTGCCATGTTCTGTGGGAAGCTAAATATGCATGTGAACATCCAGACTGGGAAATGGGAACCTGACACTTCCGGGACCAAGAGCTGCTttggaagaaaggaggagattCTGCAATACTGCCAGGAG ATGTACCCAGACCTTCAGATCACCAACGTGGTGGAAGCGAACCAGCCTGTCAGCATTGACAGCTGGTGCAAGCGTGGCAAGAAGCAGTGCAAGGACCACACTCACATCGTCGTGCCCTACAAGTGCCTGG TGGGTGAGTTTGTGAGTGACGTCCTGCTGGTTCCTGAGAAGTGCCGGTTCTTCCACAAGGAGCGCATGGATGTGTGTGAAAGCCACCAGCACTGGCACACCGTGGCAAAGGAG GCCTGTCTGACAGAAGGGATGATCCTGCACAGCTACgggatgctgctgccctgtggagTGGACCAGTTTCACGGAACAGAATATGTATGCTGTCCTCAGACTAAGGTTGTGGATGAGGCTCTGTccaaagaggaggaggatgaggatgaagacTATGACCTTTACAAGAG TGAGTTCCCTACAGAGGCAGGTGTAGAAGACTTCACAGGAACAGCTGtggaggaagatgaggatgaggatgatgaaggggaagaggaggaggacgTGGCAGAAGATCATGATTACTACTATGACAGCTACAAGGTTGACGACTACATTGAAGAGAcccccacagagcccagcagtgacAAGGCTATGGCTGAAAAAGAAGTGAGCAGTGACATGAAAT ctgtctgctcccaggaGGCCATGACAGGGCCCTGCCGGGCTGTGATGCCTCGTTGGTACTTCGATCCTAACAAGAGAAAATGCATTCGCTTTATATATGGAGGCTGCGGAGGCAACAGGAACAATTTTGAGTCAGAGGAGTATTGTATGGCTGTGTGTAAAATGATGA TGCCATCTGATGATGTGGATGTCTATTTTGAAACCCCTGCTGATGACAATGAGCATGCCCGCTTCCAGAaggccaaggagcagctggaggtcAGGCACCACAACCGCATGGACCGG GTGAAAAAGGAGTGGGAGGAAGCGGAGCACCAGGCTGTAAATCTCCCCAAGGCAGAAAGGCAGACTCTGATCCAG CACTTCCAGGCCATGGTGAAATCTCTGGAGAAAGAAGCAGCGAGcgagaagcagcagctggtggagaCTCACCTGGCCCGTGTGGAAGCCATGCTGAATGATCGCCGTCGCATCGCCCTGGAGAACTacctggctgccctgcaggctgACCCACCACGT ccccaccGCATCCTGCAGGCCCTGAAGCGCTATGTCCGTGCTGAGAACAAGGACAGGCTGCACACCATCCGCCACTACCAGCACGTGCTGGCGGTGGATCCGGAGAAGGCTGCGCAGATGAAATCCCAG GTGATGACACATCTTCATGTGATTGAGGAACGGATGAATCAAAGCTTGTCTCTGCTCTACAAGGTGCCATATGTGGCTGAAGAAATCCAGGATGAGATTG ATGAGCTGCTTCAGGAGCAGCGTGCAGACATGGATCAGTTCACATCCTCCATTTCTGAGTCTCAGGTGGATGTCAGAGTGAGCTCTGAGGAGAGTGAAGAAATTCCCCTGGATGGCAAACCTTTCCACCCATTCCAGGTGAAAACCTTCCCAGCCTTGCCTGAAAGTGAAG ATCCTCAGCCGGATTTGTACCATCCAATGAAAAAAG GTTCTGGCATGACCGAGCTGGATGGGCTGATTGGTGCTGAAGAAAAAGTGATTAACAGCAAGAACAAGGTGGATGAAAATGTG GTAATCGATGAAACCCTTGATGTGAAGGAGATGATTTTCAATGCGGAGCGTGTCGGAGGGCTGGTGGATGAACCG gATAATGACAACTCCCTTCGTGATGACTTTGGCTTCAGCAGCAGTGCCCTTATTGGGCTGTTGGTGATTGCTGTTGCCATAGCTACTGTTATAGTCATCAGCTTGGTGATGCTGAGGAAGAGGCAGTATGGGACCATCAGCCATGGAATTGTGGAG GTGGACCCGATGCTCACACCTGAGGAGCGGCATCTGAGCAAGATGCAAAACCATGGCTATGAGAATCCCACTTACAAATACCTGGAGCAGATGCAGATATAA